A genomic segment from Roseibium algicola encodes:
- a CDS encoding DsrE family protein, producing MGMFSRLAVATSALLMLGSAVLAGDGIHKLALQISDNDPQKMNTVLNVASNVARHYSEIGEEADIKIVAFNAGLHMFRADTSPVSDRMKSFVESMPNVAFEACDNTRQAMAKKEGKDIEFLEGVEVVPAGAVTLMELDEDGYTILRP from the coding sequence ATGGGAATGTTTTCACGACTGGCAGTGGCCACTTCGGCCCTGCTGATGCTTGGCTCTGCCGTATTGGCAGGCGACGGCATTCACAAGCTTGCCCTGCAGATCAGCGACAATGATCCGCAGAAGATGAACACCGTCTTGAACGTCGCGTCCAATGTGGCACGCCACTACTCTGAAATCGGCGAGGAGGCCGATATCAAGATTGTTGCCTTCAATGCGGGCCTGCACATGTTCCGGGCGGATACGTCCCCCGTTTCGGACCGCATGAAATCCTTCGTGGAGAGCATGCCGAATGTCGCCTTCGAGGCTTGCGACAACACCCGCCAGGCCATGGCCAAAAAGGAAGGCAAGGACATCGAGTTTCTGGAAGGTGTCGAAGTCGTTCCCGCTGGTGCCGTCACTCTGATGGAGCTGGACGAAGACGGCTACACCATCCTGCGGCCCTAG
- a CDS encoding c-type cytochrome, producing the protein MSKFLKALSLGTVLATLPLLAATAHAGDAEKGEKVFKKCAACHAVGEGAKNKVGPELNEIFGRTAGSLEDYKYSKAMIEAGGGGLVWDEATLTTYLTKPKDMVKGTKMAFAGLKKQEDLDNVIAYLATFSSAAAPADQQGAAEPAATETETASADTAAEAPAVPVSEVREGGIFGLGRVATDDEVAAWDIDVRPDGSGLPEGSGTVADGEVLFTDNCAVCHGDFGEGVGRWPVLAGGQDTLTEERPEKTIGSYWPYLSTVYDYVRRAMPYGNARSLSDDDVYALTAYLLYLNDIVEDEDFELSKDNFLEIRLPNEENFIADDRAEEPHYAAKAEPCMSDCKDSAVEITMRARILDVTPGSVDDDEASGMGGVD; encoded by the coding sequence ATGTCGAAGTTTCTTAAAGCCCTCAGCCTTGGAACCGTCCTCGCCACCCTGCCCCTGCTTGCCGCGACAGCTCATGCGGGAGATGCAGAAAAAGGTGAGAAGGTCTTCAAGAAATGCGCCGCCTGCCACGCGGTCGGGGAAGGCGCAAAGAACAAGGTCGGTCCGGAACTGAACGAGATTTTCGGCCGTACCGCAGGATCGCTTGAGGACTACAAGTATTCCAAGGCAATGATCGAGGCCGGTGGTGGCGGGCTCGTCTGGGACGAGGCAACACTGACGACCTATCTGACCAAGCCCAAGGACATGGTCAAAGGCACCAAGATGGCCTTTGCCGGTCTGAAGAAGCAGGAAGACCTGGACAACGTGATTGCCTATCTGGCCACCTTCTCCAGTGCTGCTGCTCCCGCCGACCAGCAGGGCGCCGCAGAACCTGCTGCCACTGAAACGGAAACCGCCAGCGCCGACACGGCAGCGGAAGCTCCAGCCGTACCAGTGTCCGAAGTCCGTGAAGGTGGCATCTTCGGCCTTGGCCGCGTGGCGACGGACGACGAGGTCGCCGCGTGGGACATCGACGTTCGCCCAGACGGCAGCGGCTTGCCTGAGGGCTCCGGTACGGTGGCCGATGGGGAAGTGCTATTCACGGACAACTGCGCCGTCTGTCACGGCGATTTTGGCGAAGGCGTCGGCCGCTGGCCGGTTCTGGCCGGTGGCCAGGACACCCTGACCGAGGAACGCCCGGAAAAGACCATCGGCTCCTACTGGCCGTATCTGTCCACTGTCTACGACTATGTCCGCCGCGCCATGCCCTACGGCAACGCCCGTTCCCTGTCGGATGACGACGTTTACGCGTTGACGGCCTATCTCCTTTACCTGAACGACATCGTCGAGGACGAGGACTTCGAATTGTCGAAAGACAATTTCCTGGAGATCCGTCTTCCCAACGAGGAAAACTTCATCGCTGACGATCGCGCCGAAGAGCCGCATTATGCTGCCAAGGCCGAACCCTGCATGAGCGACTGCAAGGACAGCGCGGTCGAGATCACCATGCGCGCCCGTATTCTCGACGTGACCCCGGGATCCGTCGACGACGACGAGGCCTCCGGCATGGGAGGCGTCGACTGA
- the soxC gene encoding sulfite dehydrogenase, translating into MTDKTNSKTPGLSRRSLLKAGFAAGAVAGTAGAARAAGDPLITEIQDWNRYLGDGVQARPYGTPSEYEAHVVRRDVEWLTASTESSVNFTPLHELDGIITPNGLCFERHHGGIADINPADHRLMINGLVDSPLVFTMEDLKRFPRENRVYFLECAANSGMEWRGSQLNGCQYTHGMVHCVMYTGVPLKLILEEAGLKTNAKWVMPEGADASAMTRSIPMEKALDDCLVAFKMNGEALRPEQGYPLRLVVPGWEGNMWVKWLRRIEVGDEPWHQREETSKYTDLLENGKARRFTWVMDPKSVITSPSPQAPISHGKGPMVISGVAWSGNGRIKRVDVSLDGGRNWKTARLDGPSLSKAMHRFYLDIDWDGSDMLIQSRAMDEHGFFQPTKNELRAARGENSIYHNNGIQTWYVKADGMVENVEVS; encoded by the coding sequence ATGACTGACAAAACCAACTCCAAGACGCCGGGTCTTTCCAGGCGTTCCCTCTTGAAAGCAGGCTTCGCCGCAGGCGCCGTTGCAGGCACGGCTGGTGCCGCGCGCGCGGCCGGCGATCCATTGATCACCGAGATACAGGACTGGAACCGGTACCTCGGTGACGGTGTGCAGGCGCGCCCTTATGGCACGCCGTCGGAATACGAGGCCCATGTGGTCCGCCGCGACGTGGAGTGGCTGACGGCCTCCACCGAGAGTTCGGTGAACTTCACACCGCTGCACGAGCTGGACGGCATCATCACGCCCAACGGCCTGTGTTTCGAGCGCCACCACGGCGGCATTGCCGACATCAATCCTGCAGATCATCGGCTGATGATCAACGGTCTGGTCGACAGCCCCCTCGTCTTCACCATGGAAGACCTGAAGCGCTTCCCGCGCGAGAACCGGGTCTACTTCCTGGAATGCGCCGCCAACTCCGGCATGGAGTGGCGTGGCTCCCAGCTCAACGGCTGTCAGTACACCCACGGCATGGTTCACTGCGTGATGTACACCGGCGTGCCGCTGAAACTGATCCTGGAAGAGGCTGGCCTGAAGACCAACGCCAAATGGGTGATGCCGGAAGGCGCCGATGCTTCGGCCATGACCCGGTCCATCCCGATGGAAAAGGCCCTCGACGACTGCTTGGTCGCCTTCAAGATGAACGGTGAAGCTCTGCGTCCCGAACAGGGTTATCCGCTGCGTCTGGTCGTGCCTGGCTGGGAAGGCAACATGTGGGTGAAATGGCTGCGCCGGATCGAAGTCGGCGACGAACCCTGGCACCAGCGCGAGGAAACATCCAAATACACGGACCTTCTTGAGAACGGCAAGGCCCGCCGCTTCACCTGGGTGATGGATCCCAAGTCCGTCATCACCTCGCCGAGCCCGCAGGCCCCGATCAGCCACGGCAAGGGACCGATGGTCATCTCCGGTGTCGCCTGGTCCGGCAACGGACGGATCAAGCGGGTCGATGTATCGCTTGACGGCGGCCGCAACTGGAAGACCGCCCGCCTCGACGGCCCAAGCCTGTCGAAAGCCATGCACCGCTTCTACCTGGACATCGACTGGGACGGCTCGGACATGCTGATCCAGTCCCGCGCGATGGACGAGCACGGCTTCTTCCAGCCGACCAAGAACGAGCTGCGTGCCGCCCGCGGCGAAAACTCGATCTACCACAACAACGGCATCCAGACCTGGTATGTCAAAGCAGACGGAATGGTGGAAAATGTCGAAGTTTCTTAA
- the soxB gene encoding thiosulfohydrolase SoxB has translation MFSRREFLMAATATSALLGSGMAGSWSRLMAQQALTEDQLLGMDPKGKLTLVHITDIHAQLKPIYFREPSINLGIGDVNGKPPHVTGADFLKLYNIEAGSPDAYALTSEDFVSLARSYGKMGGMDRVATVIKRIRAERGADNVLLLDGGDTWQGSYTSNVTQGEDMITIMNSLEPDAMTGHWEFTYGTDRVQEVIDSLPFAFLGSNIYDNEWDEPAFEAWKMFERGGSKVAVIGQAFPYTPIANPRWMIPGWSFGIREEDIAKHVTEARDEGAEIVVLLSHNGFDVDRKLASRVDGIDVILTGHTHDALPEPVIVNNTLVIASGSNGKFVSRVDLDVQDGKLAGYAYRLIPIFSDVITPDADMAALIDEVRAPYEADLARVLGKTENLLYRRGNFNGTFDDLICQALLTERDAEIALSPGFRWGTSLLPGQDITFEDVHNACAMTYPAAYRSSMTGQMLKDILEDVGDNLFNKDPYYQQGGDMVRVGGMGYTIDPGKEIGERISGMTLLATGEAIDPAREYVVAGWASVNEGTEGPPISEVVEAYLTSNPVVSLPDNQSVKLAG, from the coding sequence ATGTTCTCAAGACGTGAGTTCCTGATGGCGGCAACCGCGACAAGTGCCTTGCTCGGATCGGGCATGGCGGGTTCGTGGTCGCGGCTGATGGCCCAGCAAGCCCTGACGGAAGACCAGCTCCTGGGTATGGACCCGAAAGGCAAGCTCACGCTGGTGCATATCACCGACATCCACGCCCAGCTGAAGCCGATCTACTTTCGCGAACCGTCCATCAACCTGGGCATCGGCGACGTCAACGGCAAACCTCCACACGTGACCGGTGCCGATTTCCTGAAGCTCTACAACATCGAGGCCGGGTCGCCGGATGCCTATGCGCTGACCTCGGAAGACTTCGTCTCCCTGGCCAGGAGCTACGGCAAGATGGGCGGCATGGACCGGGTCGCGACCGTGATCAAGCGCATTCGTGCCGAACGCGGCGCTGACAACGTTCTCCTGCTGGATGGCGGCGACACCTGGCAGGGCAGCTACACATCCAACGTCACCCAGGGCGAAGACATGATCACGATCATGAACTCTCTCGAGCCTGACGCCATGACCGGGCACTGGGAATTCACCTACGGCACCGACCGGGTTCAGGAAGTCATCGACAGTCTGCCCTTCGCCTTCCTCGGCTCCAACATCTACGACAACGAATGGGACGAGCCCGCCTTCGAAGCCTGGAAGATGTTCGAACGTGGCGGGTCCAAGGTTGCCGTCATCGGTCAGGCTTTCCCGTATACGCCGATTGCCAACCCGCGCTGGATGATCCCCGGCTGGTCCTTCGGCATCCGCGAGGAAGACATTGCCAAACATGTGACCGAGGCTCGCGACGAGGGCGCTGAAATCGTCGTGCTGCTGTCGCACAACGGTTTTGACGTCGACCGGAAGCTCGCCTCGCGCGTTGACGGCATCGACGTCATCCTGACGGGCCACACGCACGACGCCCTGCCGGAACCGGTCATCGTAAACAACACGCTGGTGATTGCGTCCGGCTCCAACGGCAAGTTTGTCTCCCGGGTCGATCTCGACGTTCAGGACGGCAAGCTGGCCGGGTATGCCTATCGCCTGATCCCGATCTTCTCCGACGTCATCACGCCAGATGCGGACATGGCTGCGCTCATCGATGAAGTTCGTGCGCCTTACGAAGCGGACCTCGCCCGCGTTCTCGGCAAGACCGAGAACCTTCTCTACCGGCGCGGCAACTTCAACGGCACCTTCGACGATCTGATCTGCCAGGCACTTCTGACCGAACGCGACGCCGAAATTGCCCTTTCACCCGGCTTCCGCTGGGGGACATCGCTTCTGCCGGGCCAGGACATCACCTTCGAGGATGTCCATAACGCCTGCGCCATGACCTATCCGGCCGCTTACCGTTCGTCGATGACGGGCCAGATGCTGAAGGACATTCTGGAGGATGTCGGCGACAACCTCTTCAACAAGGACCCCTACTACCAGCAGGGTGGTGACATGGTCCGCGTTGGCGGCATGGGCTACACCATCGATCCCGGCAAGGAAATCGGCGAGCGCATCTCGGGCATGACCCTGCTTGCCACCGGAGAAGCCATCGACCCCGCCAGGGAATATGTCGTTGCCGGCTGGGCCTCGGTCAACGAGGGCACGGAAGGCCCGCCCATCTCCGAAGTCGTTGAAGCCTATCTCACAAGCAATCCCGTGGTCAGCCTGCCGGACAACCAGTCCGTCAAGCTAGCAGGATGA
- the soxA gene encoding sulfur oxidation c-type cytochrome SoxA, producing the protein MFAITMVGTSASLAGGPVDEKLVIDGEVEIMTRVPAPEGHPFDELISGWHYRTEETRDLEADSFQNPGMLYVERGEEIWNTVDGAAGKSCASCHEDSEEFLKGLGASYPKWNEDAGKPFNIELQINQCREQNMQAEPYKFDAADQKALTTYIKHQSLGMPMKVDLSEGEMQTWWDKGKELYYTRTGQLNLSCATCHENYNGNYIRADHLSQGSVNGFPTYRLKQADLVSLHNRFRGCIRDTRAAFPAAFSDELMALEVYVTWRGSGLGIETPAVRQ; encoded by the coding sequence ATGTTCGCAATAACGATGGTCGGCACAAGCGCAAGCCTGGCCGGGGGGCCGGTTGACGAAAAGCTCGTTATCGACGGGGAAGTGGAGATCATGACCCGTGTACCGGCGCCGGAAGGGCACCCGTTCGACGAACTGATCTCGGGCTGGCACTACCGCACGGAAGAAACGCGTGATCTGGAGGCCGACAGCTTCCAGAACCCGGGTATGCTCTATGTGGAGCGCGGCGAGGAAATCTGGAACACCGTGGACGGTGCTGCTGGCAAGTCCTGCGCCTCCTGCCACGAGGATTCCGAGGAGTTCCTCAAGGGTCTCGGCGCCAGCTATCCCAAGTGGAATGAGGACGCCGGCAAGCCGTTCAACATCGAGCTTCAGATCAACCAGTGCCGTGAACAGAACATGCAGGCAGAGCCCTACAAGTTCGACGCGGCCGATCAGAAGGCTCTGACGACCTACATCAAGCACCAGTCGCTTGGCATGCCGATGAAAGTCGATCTGAGCGAAGGCGAAATGCAGACCTGGTGGGACAAGGGCAAGGAGCTCTACTACACCCGCACGGGTCAGCTGAACCTGTCCTGTGCCACCTGCCACGAGAACTACAACGGCAACTACATCCGGGCTGACCACCTCAGCCAGGGCAGCGTCAACGGGTTCCCGACCTATCGTCTGAAGCAGGCGGACCTTGTCTCCCTGCACAACCGCTTCCGCGGATGTATCCGCGATACGCGGGCAGCCTTCCCGGCCGCCTTCTCCGATGAGCTGATGGCTCTGGAGGTCTATGTGACCTGGCGTGGCTCGGGGCTCGGCATCGAAACCCCGGCGGTTCGCCAGTAG
- the soxZ gene encoding thiosulfate oxidation carrier complex protein SoxZ has translation MADPKPRVKVPKKAAAGEVITIKTLISHPMESGQRKDKEGNLVPRQIINKFTCEFNGQVVFSCDMDPAVSANPYMEFSAKVNETGTFKFTWVDDDGSVYESENKITVE, from the coding sequence ATGGCAGATCCGAAACCGCGCGTGAAAGTGCCCAAGAAGGCAGCTGCGGGCGAAGTCATCACCATCAAGACGCTTATCAGCCACCCGATGGAATCCGGTCAGCGCAAGGACAAGGAGGGCAACCTCGTTCCGCGCCAGATCATCAACAAGTTCACCTGCGAGTTCAACGGACAGGTGGTGTTTTCCTGTGACATGGACCCGGCCGTCTCGGCGAACCCCTACATGGAGTTCAGCGCCAAGGTGAATGAAACCGGCACGTTCAAGTTCACCTGGGTCGATGACGACGGCAGCGTCTACGAATCCGAGAACAAGATCACTGTTGAATAG
- the soxY gene encoding thiosulfate oxidation carrier protein SoxY — translation MSFTRRQVFGLTIGAAAFVAAGSRVSFAATDQTEEAIKAFTGGADPKEGTVSLDTPEIAENGNTVPVGVSVDSPMTADSFVESVLILADGNPNPAVATFHFTAMSGVAEAKTRIRLAKTQNVIAVAKMNDGSTFIDRKEVKVTIGGCGG, via the coding sequence ATGAGCTTTACAAGACGCCAGGTGTTTGGTCTCACGATCGGAGCAGCTGCATTCGTGGCCGCCGGATCGCGGGTTTCCTTCGCCGCAACCGACCAGACCGAAGAGGCCATCAAGGCCTTCACCGGCGGAGCAGATCCCAAGGAGGGAACAGTTTCCCTCGACACGCCGGAAATTGCCGAGAACGGCAACACGGTGCCGGTCGGCGTATCCGTCGACAGCCCGATGACGGCAGACAGCTTCGTTGAGTCTGTCCTGATTCTGGCCGACGGCAACCCCAACCCGGCTGTTGCCACGTTCCACTTCACTGCCATGAGCGGTGTTGCCGAAGCCAAGACCCGCATCCGGCTCGCCAAGACGCAGAACGTCATCGCGGTCGCCAAGATGAACGATGGCTCCACCTTCATCGACCGCAAGGAAGTGAAAGTCACCATCGGCGGCTGCGGCGGCTAA
- the soxX gene encoding sulfur oxidation c-type cytochrome SoxX, translated as MFKGATHFSLPAAFAGLAVLAASAAAAGTVAPDSVPIVDMELSESLTGVQGDPQAGREAFADRKKGNCLACHANADLSDQLFHGEVGPVLDGAADRWSEAQLRAIVVNSKDVFGEQTIMPGFYTLKVGINVDEEFAGKTILSAQEVEDVVAYLMTLKEN; from the coding sequence ATGTTCAAGGGCGCGACACATTTCAGCCTGCCGGCGGCCTTTGCCGGCCTAGCCGTCCTGGCCGCTTCCGCAGCGGCCGCCGGAACGGTTGCTCCGGACAGCGTTCCCATAGTCGATATGGAACTGTCCGAATCCCTGACGGGCGTTCAGGGAGACCCGCAGGCCGGACGCGAAGCCTTCGCCGACCGCAAGAAGGGCAACTGCCTGGCTTGCCATGCCAATGCCGATCTCAGCGACCAGCTGTTCCACGGCGAAGTCGGCCCCGTCCTCGACGGTGCCGCCGACCGCTGGAGCGAGGCGCAACTGCGCGCCATCGTGGTCAACAGCAAGGACGTCTTCGGCGAACAGACCATCATGCCCGGTTTCTACACCCTGAAGGTGGGCATCAACGTCGACGAGGAATTCGCCGGCAAAACCATCCTGTCAGCGCAAGAGGTAGAGGACGTCGTCGCCTATCTCATGACGCTGAAAGAGAATTGA
- a CDS encoding SoxW family protein gives MRIWKQLVLAVELLAALTTTALAATLGDDGLHKQPWFTVTFRDIGEDIETAAGEGKRLAIIFEQRGCIYCRQMHEKILSDPEVTDYIKENFMVVQYNMFGDEEVIDLDGEELTEKTAARKWGYVFTPTIVFLPDEVPSEGTVSEVAVATMPGAFGKWTFLNMFRWVQEKGYEGDEHFQKYHARIINELREKGRLDAE, from the coding sequence ATGCGTATCTGGAAACAATTGGTGCTGGCAGTCGAGCTCTTGGCGGCCCTGACCACAACGGCGCTCGCCGCAACGCTCGGTGACGACGGCCTGCACAAGCAACCCTGGTTCACCGTAACCTTCCGCGACATCGGCGAAGACATTGAAACCGCGGCAGGAGAAGGCAAGCGCCTGGCAATCATCTTTGAACAACGCGGCTGCATCTATTGCCGCCAGATGCACGAAAAGATCCTCTCCGACCCGGAAGTGACCGACTACATCAAAGAGAACTTCATGGTCGTGCAATACAACATGTTTGGCGACGAGGAAGTGATCGACCTGGACGGCGAAGAACTGACCGAAAAGACCGCCGCGCGCAAATGGGGCTATGTCTTCACACCCACAATCGTGTTCCTGCCGGACGAGGTTCCGAGCGAGGGAACCGTGTCGGAAGTGGCCGTTGCAACGATGCCCGGCGCCTTCGGCAAGTGGACTTTCCTGAACATGTTTCGCTGGGTTCAGGAAAAAGGCTACGAAGGCGACGAGCATTTCCAGAAGTATCATGCCCGCATAATCAACGAGTTGCGCGAAAAAGGCCGCCTCGACGCGGAATAG
- a CDS encoding cytochrome c biogenesis CcdA family protein: MLDVSLGAAFLAGLLSFISPCVLPIVPPYLCYLAGVSVDELKGDTATAETGHRVILAAIAFVLGFSLVFVALGATASVIGQSIARYYDILSYVAGAIIIVMGLHFLGVFRIGLLFREARIHVERKPAGLVGAFVMGLAFAFGWTPCVGPVLAAILFVAGSSDTTWHGAGLLAVYALGIGLPFILAAAFASRFLKLAGRFRKHMGTVEKIMGGLLVLTGLLFITGQMSAIAFWLLETFPVFSQIG; this comes from the coding sequence ATGCTCGATGTTTCTCTGGGCGCTGCCTTTCTGGCAGGTCTGCTTTCATTCATTTCGCCTTGTGTCTTGCCGATTGTGCCGCCCTACCTGTGTTATCTGGCCGGTGTCAGCGTCGATGAACTGAAGGGCGACACGGCCACGGCCGAAACGGGTCACCGGGTGATTCTGGCGGCGATCGCCTTCGTGCTCGGCTTTTCGCTCGTCTTTGTCGCCCTCGGTGCAACGGCCAGCGTCATCGGCCAGTCAATCGCCCGCTACTACGATATCCTGTCTTATGTTGCAGGCGCGATCATCATCGTCATGGGCCTGCATTTTCTCGGTGTCTTTCGCATCGGGCTCCTGTTCCGCGAAGCCCGCATTCATGTCGAACGCAAGCCCGCGGGTCTGGTTGGAGCCTTCGTCATGGGCCTGGCTTTCGCGTTTGGCTGGACACCGTGCGTCGGCCCGGTTCTGGCGGCAATCCTGTTCGTTGCCGGATCGTCGGACACCACCTGGCACGGCGCCGGGCTGCTTGCGGTCTATGCACTCGGCATCGGTCTGCCTTTCATCCTGGCGGCAGCGTTTGCCAGCAGGTTCCTGAAACTGGCCGGACGTTTCCGCAAACACATGGGCACGGTGGAAAAGATCATGGGCGGCCTCCTGGTGCTCACCGGCCTGCTGTTCATCACCGGGCAAATGTCGGCAATCGCCTTCTGGCTGCTCGAAACTTTTCCGGTTTTCTCACAAATCGGCTGA
- a CDS encoding regulatory protein SoxS produces MSVATRAMILAGVLVSGLFQALPAWSAELVMLEQPGCVWCKRWNEEIGIAYPKTSEGRQAPLRRVDITDAWPQDLAGIPKERMTPTFILVADGVEIDRLRGYPGEHFFWPLLTDMLGKLPDTSK; encoded by the coding sequence ATGTCCGTCGCGACACGTGCGATGATCCTTGCCGGAGTGTTGGTTTCCGGCCTGTTTCAGGCGTTGCCCGCCTGGAGTGCCGAGCTGGTCATGCTTGAGCAGCCGGGGTGTGTCTGGTGCAAGCGCTGGAACGAGGAAATCGGCATCGCCTATCCGAAGACGTCGGAAGGCCGGCAAGCGCCGTTGCGCCGCGTCGATATTACCGACGCCTGGCCGCAGGACCTGGCCGGCATACCGAAAGAGCGGATGACGCCAACCTTCATTCTGGTGGCCGACGGCGTTGAAATCGACCGTCTGCGCGGCTATCCGGGAGAGCACTTCTTCTGGCCGCTGCTGACCGATATGTTGGGAAAGCTTCCGGACACGAGCAAGTGA
- a CDS encoding ArsR/SmtB family transcription factor, translating into MILPAFDKNLDAKDLDLLMEQARKASDLLKALSHEVRLVILCLLSEGEKSVSELEEILTMPQAAVSQQLARLRLEGLVQSRRDGRMIYYSLMNDEVSSIISSLYELFCKDVRAPEK; encoded by the coding sequence ATGATACTGCCGGCCTTTGACAAGAACCTGGATGCGAAGGACCTCGACCTGCTGATGGAGCAGGCGCGGAAGGCGAGCGATCTGCTCAAGGCCCTTTCGCACGAAGTGCGCCTTGTCATCCTGTGTCTGCTGTCTGAAGGCGAAAAGTCGGTTTCCGAGCTCGAAGAGATCCTGACAATGCCGCAGGCCGCGGTTTCCCAGCAGCTTGCTCGACTTCGCCTGGAAGGCCTTGTGCAGTCGCGGCGCGACGGGCGCATGATCTACTACAGCCTCATGAACGATGAGGTAAGTTCGATCATTTCGAGCCTTTACGAGCTGTTCTGCAAGGACGTGCGTGCACCTGAAAAATAA
- a CDS encoding YeeE/YedE family protein: protein MVNLDPAVLTPLLGVLAGCVLGFVARSNHFCTLSALERHWYAGDSSALRTWVLASVSALIGTQLLVAFGMADTAASFYLSPEFAWTGAILGGFMFGIGMALVGTCGFGAVLRLGGGSLRALVVLTVIGLSALAAQRGIVGIVRVPIVDDLAVSFTASGSQSMGDIVSTLVGMKLQGVVAIVLALAGLFWIFKSASYRRQWSKIGTGVVIGSVIAFGWWATTFLAGRSFDPIQIEAGSFVVPVGDTIMQLITYTGTLPDYGVGLIAGTLVGAVVAAMWKRDIRWEACDDARELGRHLLGGTLMGVGGVFSMGCTVGQGITGFSTLAISAPIVMVSMALGARVGLAWLVEGNVLAAFQRNQGSAHHSAAE from the coding sequence ATGGTCAATCTCGATCCGGCGGTGCTGACACCGCTTCTGGGTGTGCTCGCGGGGTGCGTGCTGGGGTTCGTTGCCAGGTCAAACCACTTCTGTACGCTGTCGGCCCTGGAAAGGCACTGGTACGCGGGCGACAGCAGCGCGCTCAGGACCTGGGTGCTTGCTTCCGTATCCGCGCTGATCGGCACACAGCTGCTCGTCGCCTTCGGCATGGCCGACACGGCTGCCTCCTTTTACCTGTCACCGGAATTTGCCTGGACGGGCGCCATTCTCGGCGGCTTCATGTTCGGCATCGGTATGGCGCTTGTCGGCACCTGCGGTTTCGGCGCGGTTCTGCGTCTGGGTGGCGGCAGCCTCCGGGCTCTCGTGGTGCTGACGGTGATCGGCCTGTCGGCACTGGCCGCCCAAAGGGGCATCGTCGGCATCGTGCGAGTGCCGATCGTCGATGATCTTGCCGTTTCCTTCACCGCAAGCGGCAGCCAGTCCATGGGCGACATTGTCTCGACCCTGGTGGGCATGAAGCTGCAGGGTGTGGTTGCCATCGTGCTCGCTTTGGCCGGTCTGTTCTGGATCTTCAAATCGGCGTCCTATCGCCGGCAATGGAGCAAGATCGGAACCGGTGTTGTCATCGGCAGCGTGATCGCCTTCGGCTGGTGGGCGACAACCTTCCTTGCTGGACGCTCCTTCGATCCGATCCAGATCGAGGCCGGATCCTTCGTGGTACCGGTTGGTGACACCATCATGCAGCTGATCACCTATACGGGGACCCTGCCGGATTACGGCGTCGGTCTGATTGCCGGTACGCTGGTCGGCGCCGTGGTCGCGGCCATGTGGAAACGGGATATCCGCTGGGAAGCATGCGACGATGCACGCGAACTCGGCCGCCATCTTCTGGGTGGCACCCTGATGGGTGTCGGCGGGGTGTTTTCCATGGGCTGCACGGTGGGGCAGGGCATTACCGGCTTTTCCACGCTGGCGATTTCTGCGCCCATCGTGATGGTATCCATGGCACTCGGTGCGCGGGTCGGGCTTGCCTGGCTTGTGGAAGGCAACGTCCTTGCCGCCTTCCAGCGCAACCAGGGTAGTGCCCATCATTCGGCGGCGGAGTGA